A DNA window from Halomicrobium mukohataei DSM 12286 contains the following coding sequences:
- the narH gene encoding nitrate reductase subunit beta — MSSNTQNDGEDEDTLINVADGVDHQVAMVMDLNKCIGCQTCTIACKSLWTEDGGSEYMYWNNVETKPGEGYPRGWEESGGGWQSGEHTDRQTGEIPDREDYGRAWEFNHEEIMYEGSDEPLRPRDGAEWGPNWDEDEGAGEYPNSYYFYLPRICNHCTHPSCVEACPRSALYKREEDGIVLVDQDRCRGYRYCVEGCPYKKVYYNTVSKKSEKCIFCYPRIEGEGPDGETFAPACAEECPPQLRLVGFLDDEDGPIYKLVEEYEVALPLHPEFQTQPNVYYIPPFAPPQHTDEGESVDVDRIPRQYLRELFGDRVDEALDTIERERQRARQGADSELMEILQDKNPAEQYRLEVFEDD, encoded by the coding sequence ATGAGCTCGAACACCCAGAACGACGGCGAGGACGAGGACACCCTGATCAACGTCGCCGACGGCGTCGACCACCAGGTGGCGATGGTGATGGACCTCAACAAGTGTATCGGCTGCCAGACGTGTACGATCGCCTGCAAGAGCCTCTGGACGGAGGACGGCGGCAGCGAGTACATGTACTGGAACAACGTCGAGACCAAGCCCGGCGAAGGCTACCCGCGAGGCTGGGAGGAGTCGGGTGGCGGCTGGCAGTCCGGGGAACACACGGACCGCCAGACCGGCGAGATCCCCGATCGCGAGGACTACGGCCGGGCCTGGGAGTTCAACCACGAAGAGATCATGTACGAGGGCAGCGACGAGCCGCTGCGCCCCCGCGACGGCGCGGAGTGGGGTCCCAACTGGGACGAGGACGAGGGTGCCGGCGAGTACCCCAACAGCTACTACTTCTACCTCCCGCGGATCTGCAACCACTGTACCCACCCCTCCTGTGTCGAGGCCTGCCCGCGATCGGCGCTGTACAAGCGCGAGGAGGACGGCATCGTCCTCGTCGACCAGGACCGCTGTCGGGGCTACCGCTACTGCGTCGAGGGGTGCCCCTACAAGAAGGTGTACTACAACACCGTCTCGAAGAAATCGGAGAAGTGCATCTTCTGTTACCCCCGCATCGAGGGCGAGGGGCCGGACGGCGAGACGTTCGCGCCCGCCTGTGCCGAGGAGTGTCCCCCTCAGCTCCGGCTGGTGGGCTTTCTCGACGACGAAGACGGACCCATCTACAAGCTCGTCGAGGAGTACGAGGTCGCGCTCCCGCTGCATCCGGAGTTCCAGACCCAGCCCAACGTCTACTACATCCCGCCGTTCGCACCGCCCCAGCACACCGACGAGGGCGAGTCGGTCGACGTGGACCGTATCCCCCGCCAGTACCTTCGAGAGCTGTTCGGCGACCGCGTCGACGAGGCACTGGACACGATCGAACGGGAGCGCCAGCGGGCGAGACAGGGAGCCGACAGCGAACTCATGGAGATCCTCCAGGACAAGAATCCGGCCGAACAGTACCGGTTGGAGGTGTTCGAAGATGACTGA
- a CDS encoding ethylbenzene dehydrogenase-related protein has protein sequence MTDRRHRRALVAAVLVATLVVVSTVATPLASARPAHEIPVVERPDGPLDGPDADGWEAVPASDVPLTSAPSSVPNADDTTIEEVNVQAATTDDRLFVRLEWHDQTRDESASDVRAFADAVAVQFPANRSARPPIAMGGQDNRVNVWYWSGDTGTQELLAGGAGSTTPFDEPAIDATATHEGTGENATWTVVYSRPLDATSENRTAISDDGDLDVAFAVWNGSNGERAGQKAVSEWYYFPMSGGPGGPPYQTLLWTLAGLAIVAVTAVTAFGVYRAGGGPN, from the coding sequence ATGACTGACCGCCGGCATCGACGTGCCCTCGTCGCGGCGGTCCTCGTGGCGACGCTGGTGGTCGTTTCGACCGTCGCGACGCCGCTGGCGAGCGCGCGGCCGGCCCACGAGATCCCCGTGGTCGAGCGTCCCGACGGTCCACTCGACGGACCCGACGCCGACGGCTGGGAGGCGGTGCCCGCCAGTGACGTGCCCCTGACCAGCGCGCCGTCGAGCGTGCCAAACGCCGACGACACCACGATAGAGGAGGTGAACGTACAGGCGGCGACGACCGACGACCGGCTCTTCGTCCGTCTGGAGTGGCACGACCAGACCAGAGACGAGAGCGCCAGCGACGTGCGGGCGTTCGCCGACGCCGTCGCCGTGCAGTTCCCGGCCAACCGCAGCGCCCGCCCGCCAATCGCGATGGGCGGACAGGACAACAGGGTCAACGTCTGGTACTGGTCCGGCGACACCGGTACCCAGGAGCTACTGGCGGGCGGTGCCGGCTCGACGACGCCGTTCGACGAGCCGGCGATCGACGCGACGGCCACCCACGAGGGGACCGGCGAGAACGCCACCTGGACCGTCGTCTACTCGCGCCCCCTCGACGCGACCAGCGAGAACCGGACCGCGATCAGCGACGACGGCGACCTCGACGTTGCCTTCGCGGTCTGGAACGGCTCCAACGGCGAGCGCGCCGGACAGAAGGCTGTCAGCGAGTGGTACTACTTCCCGATGAGCGGTGGGCCGGGCGGACCGCCTTACCAGACGCTGCTGTGGACGCTGGCCGGACTCGCGATCGTCGCGGTGACTGCCGTCACCGCGTTCGGCGTCTACCGAGCGGGAGGAGGGCCGAACTGA
- a CDS encoding molecular chaperone TorD family protein: MATVTDAPDDLDVDAAARATLYRTLAHAFRHPDEAFHEAATEGTLDADIEACVAQTTLDVAAPDCTTDDGYETLAARYNDIFELGYSEYTDRTDGSLDARGPPVPLYESKYRPDRSWNDVNLDLARAYDYYGLAIDQDDRDNHDALAYELEFAAFLARREAAVDESAAAARLDFHDRHLGHLAAGVADRLADEPGTGVYGRLGQFMERVVRADRNDLAARLEGA, translated from the coding sequence ATGGCGACCGTCACCGACGCGCCCGACGATCTCGACGTGGACGCGGCGGCCCGAGCGACGCTGTACCGGACCCTGGCACACGCCTTCCGGCATCCCGACGAGGCGTTCCACGAGGCCGCCACGGAGGGGACACTCGACGCCGACATCGAGGCGTGTGTCGCACAGACGACGCTGGACGTGGCGGCTCCCGACTGCACGACCGACGACGGCTACGAGACCCTGGCGGCCCGATACAACGACATCTTCGAGCTGGGGTACAGCGAGTACACGGACCGGACCGACGGCTCGCTCGACGCACGGGGACCGCCGGTGCCGCTGTACGAGTCGAAGTACCGGCCGGATCGGTCCTGGAACGACGTGAACCTCGATCTGGCACGGGCCTACGACTACTACGGGCTCGCGATCGATCAGGACGATCGAGACAACCACGACGCGCTGGCCTACGAACTGGAGTTCGCGGCGTTTCTCGCCCGCCGTGAGGCCGCCGTCGACGAGAGCGCAGCGGCCGCCCGGCTGGACTTTCACGACCGCCACCTCGGGCATCTCGCGGCCGGCGTCGCCGATCGCCTCGCCGACGAACCCGGCACCGGCGTGTACGGCCGCCTCGGACAGTTCATGGAGCGAGTCGTCCGCGCGGACCGAAACGACCTGGCGGCACGGCTGGAGGGAGCATGA